From a single Gemmatimonadales bacterium genomic region:
- a CDS encoding metalloregulator ArsR/SmtB family transcription factor yields MARAATTSDTFNAIAEPQRRRILTLLRDGERSVNELAGALDVTQPRTSKHLRVLREVGLVTVRGAGQQRLYTLNAKGLEPIHAWVGGFEQFWNESFDRLNAYVKALQERETE; encoded by the coding sequence ATGGCACGAGCCGCGACCACCTCGGACACCTTCAACGCGATCGCCGAGCCTCAGCGCCGACGCATCCTCACCCTGCTGAGGGATGGGGAGCGCTCGGTGAACGAGCTCGCGGGCGCTCTCGACGTCACCCAGCCACGGACCTCCAAGCATCTCCGGGTGCTCCGAGAGGTGGGGCTCGTGACGGTGCGCGGGGCGGGACAGCAGCGGCTCTACACGCTGAACGCGAAGGGGCTCGAGCCGATCCACGCGTGGGTTGGCGGATTCGAGCAGTTCTGGAACGAAAGCTTCGACCGACTCAACGCCTACGTGAAAGCGCTTCAGGAGAGGGAGACCGAGTGA
- a CDS encoding SRPBCC family protein, whose product MPSATNMRPDADREIVVSRTIEGPRALVFEAYTSAQHLARWWGPNGFTTTTRSFEFRPGGTWDFIMHGPDGTDYPNWIEWREIVPPERIVLLHGTRAGDPDSFVGTITLTEKGQNTEVTLRSVFNTKRQRDEVVERYGAIEGGKQTLGRLATYVQSLASGGR is encoded by the coding sequence ATGCCATCCGCCACAAATATGCGGCCCGACGCAGACCGCGAGATCGTCGTCTCGCGCACGATCGAGGGACCTCGAGCTCTGGTGTTCGAGGCCTACACCTCCGCGCAGCACCTGGCACGCTGGTGGGGGCCGAATGGATTCACCACCACGACGCGCTCGTTCGAGTTTCGTCCCGGCGGAACGTGGGACTTCATCATGCACGGTCCCGACGGCACCGACTACCCGAACTGGATCGAGTGGCGCGAGATCGTACCGCCGGAGCGCATCGTGCTCTTGCACGGCACGCGGGCAGGGGACCCAGACTCGTTCGTGGGGACGATCACCCTCACCGAGAAAGGGCAGAACACGGAGGTCACGCTGCGATCGGTCTTCAACACCAAGAGGCAGCGTGACGAGGTCGTCGAGCGGTACGGAGCGATCGAGGGGGGCAAGCAGACGCTGGGACGGCTGGCGACCTATGTCCAGAGCCTCGCCTCGGGAGGGCGATGA
- a CDS encoding dihydrofolate reductase family protein, translating into MSKLVMWNLQTLDGYFEGAEPWDLEFHNTAWGEELEGFSTDQLHEVGALLFGRTTYQGMADYWSTATGEIANLMNAVPKVVFSKTLDAAHWNNTRLVKGDAGDAVAELKRESGKDLFVFGSARLSASLMRRGLFDEYRICIAPIVLGKGQPLFKPGVEGQKLQLLESRALKTGAVVLRYAPIEEAA; encoded by the coding sequence ATGAGCAAGCTCGTGATGTGGAATCTGCAGACCCTGGATGGCTACTTCGAGGGGGCGGAGCCGTGGGACCTCGAGTTCCACAACACCGCCTGGGGCGAGGAGCTGGAGGGGTTCTCGACCGATCAGCTACACGAGGTCGGCGCCCTGCTCTTCGGCCGTACCACGTATCAGGGGATGGCCGACTACTGGTCGACTGCCACCGGCGAGATCGCCAACCTCATGAACGCGGTACCCAAGGTGGTCTTCTCCAAGACGCTCGACGCGGCGCATTGGAACAACACCCGGCTGGTGAAGGGCGACGCGGGCGACGCGGTCGCGGAGCTCAAGCGTGAGTCCGGCAAGGATCTCTTCGTCTTCGGCAGCGCCAGGCTGTCCGCCTCATTGATGCGGCGCGGCCTGTTCGACGAGTATCGCATCTGTATCGCGCCGATCGTGCTCGGCAAGGGCCAGCCGCTCTTCAAGCCCGGTGTGGAGGGCCAGAAGCTCCAGCTGCTCGAGTCCCGTGCGCTGAAGACGGGAGCCGTGGTCCTCCGCTACGCGCCGATCGAGGAGGCCGCCTAG
- a CDS encoding thymidine phosphorylase, translated as MVIPSLIEHKRDGGALSPEQWAELIARYTAGEVPDYQMAALLMAVVWRGLAPAELAALTDAMIASGDRLRFDGFERPLVDKHSTGGVGDKVSLLLAPMVASCGVGVPMMSGRGLGHTGGTLDKLESIPGFRTALSLREARAQVERIGCAMLGQTPEIAPADKRLYALRDVTGTVESIPLIAASIMSKKLAEGLTGLVLDVKTGSGAFMPQPERAAELARTMIELGEVRGCPTVALLTAMDRPLGRACGNALEVEESIQGLRGDGPEDLMEVTYALGAEMLLLVGAAADLGDARRRLRDAVDSGRALETFARIIEAQGGNPAVLEDPGILPQARAVEVFRAPRSGVVSAVEPRRIGRAIVELGGGRRTVEDEIDPAVGFVITVKPGDPVKAGEPVASVFAGDERGIAGGLAALTEAITIGGEPKRCPLISHRITRAGVETLRPGS; from the coding sequence ATGGTGATCCCTTCCCTCATCGAGCACAAGCGCGACGGTGGCGCGCTCAGCCCGGAGCAGTGGGCTGAGCTGATCGCCCGGTACACCGCGGGCGAAGTGCCTGACTACCAGATGGCCGCACTCCTGATGGCGGTGGTCTGGCGGGGACTCGCCCCGGCGGAGCTGGCGGCGCTCACCGACGCGATGATCGCGTCCGGCGACCGGCTGCGTTTCGATGGATTCGAGCGGCCACTGGTGGACAAGCACTCCACCGGCGGCGTGGGCGACAAGGTCTCCCTGCTCCTGGCGCCGATGGTGGCGAGCTGCGGGGTCGGCGTGCCCATGATGTCGGGTCGGGGCCTCGGTCATACCGGAGGAACCCTGGACAAGCTGGAGTCCATCCCCGGCTTCCGGACCGCCCTCTCGCTGCGGGAGGCCCGGGCCCAAGTCGAGCGGATCGGATGCGCCATGCTGGGGCAGACGCCCGAGATCGCGCCGGCCGACAAGCGGCTCTACGCGCTCCGGGACGTGACCGGCACGGTCGAATCGATCCCGCTCATCGCCGCCAGCATCATGTCGAAGAAGCTCGCCGAGGGGCTCACCGGACTGGTGCTCGACGTCAAGACCGGAAGCGGGGCATTCATGCCCCAGCCGGAGCGGGCCGCGGAGCTGGCCCGCACCATGATCGAGCTGGGCGAGGTGCGCGGCTGTCCCACCGTGGCGCTGCTCACCGCCATGGATCGCCCTTTGGGCCGCGCCTGCGGCAACGCGCTCGAGGTGGAGGAGTCGATCCAGGGGCTCCGCGGGGACGGGCCCGAGGACCTCATGGAGGTCACCTACGCGCTGGGGGCCGAGATGCTGCTGTTGGTGGGCGCGGCCGCCGATCTGGGGGACGCGCGGCGGCGGCTGCGGGACGCCGTCGATTCGGGTCGTGCACTGGAGACCTTCGCCCGCATCATCGAGGCCCAGGGCGGCAATCCAGCCGTGCTGGAGGACCCCGGCATCCTACCACAGGCCCGGGCGGTGGAAGTGTTTCGGGCTCCGCGGAGCGGCGTCGTCTCGGCGGTCGAGCCGCGGCGGATCGGGCGGGCCATCGTGGAGCTGGGCGGCGGGCGGCGGACCGTCGAGGATGAGATCGATCCCGCGGTGGGCTTCGTGATCACCGTCAAGCCGGGCGACCCGGTGAAGGCCGGCGAGCCGGTGGCCTCGGTGTTCGCCGGCGACGAGCGCGGGATCGCTGGCGGACTCGCCGCGCTGACCGAGGCCATCACCATCGGGGGGGAGCCCAAGCGGTGCCCGCTCATCTCCCACCGGATCACCCGGGCCGGCGTGGAGACGCTCCGGCCGGGGAGCTGA
- a CDS encoding tetratricopeptide repeat protein: MPKSLRIVFGLISTALATGSAEAQDVAAHLAMGTAAVHAHDLRTGLAHFQAALALDSTDYEANWRAALVLLDEGEQIPDSIKSPKRDSLYAEAERHARRAVAADSNGADGHFALAASIGRASLTMGKKDRIRRAVVIRDEAERAIQLNPRHDGAYHILGRWNAEIMRLSGFSRFFARSFLGAGVFKRASWEGAISNMEKAVELDPKRLYHRLELAEIYVDRKRYAEARAQLDAVAALPDREIMDSVYKREAAALSMRIARKDSSRPRAGA, translated from the coding sequence GTGCCCAAGTCGTTGCGCATAGTGTTCGGTCTCATATCGACGGCCCTGGCCACAGGATCGGCGGAGGCGCAGGACGTGGCGGCCCACCTGGCGATGGGCACCGCCGCCGTGCACGCCCACGATCTCCGGACCGGACTGGCCCACTTCCAGGCCGCGCTGGCACTCGATTCGACCGACTACGAGGCCAACTGGCGCGCCGCCCTGGTGCTCCTCGATGAGGGCGAGCAGATCCCCGACAGCATCAAGAGCCCCAAGCGTGACTCTCTCTATGCGGAGGCCGAACGCCATGCCCGCCGCGCAGTAGCAGCCGATTCGAACGGGGCGGACGGCCACTTCGCTCTCGCCGCCTCGATCGGCCGCGCCTCGCTCACGATGGGAAAGAAGGACCGGATTCGCCGGGCTGTGGTGATCCGGGACGAGGCCGAGCGGGCCATCCAGCTCAACCCCCGGCACGACGGAGCCTATCACATCCTGGGACGGTGGAACGCCGAGATCATGCGGCTCTCGGGCTTCAGCCGGTTCTTTGCCAGGAGCTTCCTCGGCGCGGGCGTCTTCAAGCGGGCCTCCTGGGAGGGAGCCATCTCCAACATGGAAAAAGCCGTGGAGCTGGATCCCAAGCGCCTCTACCACCGGTTGGAGCTGGCGGAGATCTACGTGGACCGGAAGCGATATGCCGAGGCGAGGGCCCAGCTCGATGCGGTGGCCGCCCTGCCGGACCGGGAGATCATGGACAGCGTCTACAAACGGGAAGCCGCAGCCTTGAGCATGCGGATCGCCAGGAAGGACTCGAGCCGGCCCCGAGCCGGCGCCTAG
- a CDS encoding YtxH domain-containing protein gives MAADESGFEEGNEQEQGPTGGGLGGFAVGVIFGAFLGAGIALLFAPERGDKTRRRLRHRLRSLRDEAGDQLERAGKRSGRELLRHRRRLEAGVERAVSRARDVL, from the coding sequence ATGGCAGCGGACGAGAGCGGCTTCGAGGAAGGAAACGAGCAGGAGCAGGGGCCCACAGGTGGTGGCCTGGGCGGCTTCGCCGTCGGCGTGATCTTCGGTGCCTTTCTGGGAGCCGGCATCGCGCTGCTCTTCGCGCCGGAGCGCGGGGACAAGACCCGCCGGAGACTCCGGCACCGGCTGCGCAGCCTGCGGGATGAGGCGGGAGACCAGCTGGAGCGCGCCGGCAAGCGGAGCGGGCGGGAGTTGCTCCGCCACCGCCGGCGGCTCGAGGCGGGCGTAGAGCGGGCCGTGTCGCGGGCTCGGGACGTACTCTAG
- a CDS encoding GAF domain-containing protein — MTTAATAIDEVERLQARLNALEQERKHLLAVVEILQDIGGSLQFGDIVRSVTLRLGETFGLDRCSIFLAERGGRSVRLVASYEDPGIRNYVVDLDRYPELRRALQTGETVFIADASTDPSLGSARWALAARKVKTITVIPITWRGAAIGAIFLRTFRDGPAFSADDLAFCQVVANLTAKALRNAHRFDRMRQRQGEGDAQRRREHEQAALIEFMRRLLAGYPRRSGPEDELELGVSASDEIERLVGVAQAVLGQEVASR, encoded by the coding sequence ATGACGACGGCAGCTACGGCGATCGATGAGGTCGAACGGCTGCAGGCCCGGCTGAATGCGCTGGAGCAGGAGCGGAAGCACCTGCTGGCGGTAGTCGAGATCCTGCAGGATATCGGTGGCTCGCTGCAGTTCGGCGACATCGTGCGCTCGGTCACGCTGCGGCTGGGCGAGACCTTCGGCCTCGACCGCTGCTCCATTTTCCTGGCGGAGCGCGGTGGCCGCAGCGTGCGTCTGGTGGCGAGCTACGAGGACCCCGGCATCCGCAACTACGTGGTGGATCTCGACCGCTACCCCGAGCTCCGGCGCGCCCTGCAGACCGGTGAGACCGTGTTCATCGCCGATGCCTCGACCGATCCGTCGCTCGGCTCGGCTCGATGGGCGCTGGCCGCGCGCAAGGTCAAGACCATCACCGTCATTCCGATCACGTGGCGGGGCGCGGCGATCGGCGCGATCTTCCTCCGCACCTTCCGCGACGGTCCGGCCTTCTCCGCCGATGACCTGGCGTTCTGCCAGGTGGTGGCCAACCTGACCGCGAAGGCCCTCAGGAACGCCCACCGTTTCGACCGGATGCGCCAGCGCCAGGGCGAGGGCGACGCGCAACGCCGGCGGGAGCACGAGCAGGCCGCCCTGATCGAGTTCATGCGCCGCCTCCTGGCCGGATATCCCCGCCGAAGCGGCCCGGAAGACGAGCTCGAGCTGGGCGTGAGCGCGTCGGACGAGATCGAGCGGCTGGTCGGGGTGGCGCAGGCGGTGCTCGGCCAGGAGGTCGCTTCGCGGTGA
- the ligA gene encoding NAD-dependent DNA ligase LigA produces the protein MSRSAAEQAARLREQIDRANHAYYVIDAPEISDAEYDRLFRELQALEQAHPELQSPDSPTQRVGAPLASALPKFTHRKPMLSLANAFSPEELTAWEERNARMLPEVRQAGYTTEVKIDGAAVSLTYEEGRLTVGATRGNGVIGENITANLRTISDIPLTLKGTGWPRAMEVRGEVYMPYAGFKRVNQERERGGELLFANPRNAAAGGLRQLDPALVRKRRLRMFAFAAEPMEGRLSARTHWELLDLLQTWGFQVEEHRERCETLDEVQAKVVGYEELIPTLPFQADGVVVKVNRLALHAELGTIGAREPRWAIARKFAPEVAVTRLNDILINVGRTGALNPWAALEPVVITGVTVSSATLHNEELIAQKDIRIGDWVEVIRAGEVIPQVVRPLIERRTGGERAFTMPDRCPACNTEVEHPADEAMRFCPNVSCPGRVLEGIVHYASRDAMDIRGLGYERVRQLLDAKLIENVADLYDLTAEQLVELDRFASQSAEQLVAAIAASKARPLSSLLFALGIRHVGKTVAVLLARRFGTMHALMEASEETINAAPGVGPAIAEAVAAFFREPRNRRLLQRLEASGLTFAEPRAHDADGALAGKTLVLTGSLPTLSRARAIELIEAAGGRVAGSVSKRTDAVVAGEEAGGKLEKAKALEIEIIDEAELLRRLGRTA, from the coding sequence GTGAGTCGGAGTGCGGCAGAGCAGGCGGCCCGGCTGCGGGAGCAGATCGATCGGGCCAACCACGCCTACTACGTCATCGATGCCCCGGAGATCTCCGACGCGGAATACGATCGACTGTTCCGCGAGCTACAGGCGCTGGAGCAGGCCCACCCCGAGCTGCAGAGTCCGGACAGCCCCACCCAGCGGGTCGGCGCGCCGCTGGCGAGCGCGCTGCCCAAGTTCACCCACCGCAAACCGATGCTCTCGCTGGCCAATGCCTTCTCTCCCGAGGAGCTGACCGCCTGGGAGGAGCGCAACGCCCGGATGCTGCCCGAGGTGCGCCAGGCAGGATACACCACGGAAGTGAAGATCGACGGCGCCGCCGTGAGCCTCACCTACGAGGAGGGCCGACTCACCGTCGGCGCCACTCGGGGGAATGGGGTCATCGGGGAGAACATCACGGCCAACCTCCGCACCATCTCCGACATTCCGCTCACGCTCAAGGGCACCGGCTGGCCCCGCGCCATGGAAGTGCGGGGGGAAGTCTACATGCCGTACGCCGGGTTCAAGCGGGTGAACCAGGAGCGCGAGCGTGGCGGCGAGCTGCTCTTCGCCAACCCCCGGAACGCCGCGGCGGGTGGGCTGCGCCAACTGGATCCGGCGCTGGTGCGGAAGCGGCGGCTCCGGATGTTCGCCTTTGCGGCGGAGCCGATGGAGGGCCGGCTGAGCGCCCGGACCCACTGGGAGCTGCTGGACCTGCTGCAGACGTGGGGCTTCCAGGTGGAGGAGCACCGCGAGCGCTGTGAGACGCTCGACGAGGTCCAGGCCAAGGTGGTGGGCTACGAGGAGCTGATCCCCACCCTGCCCTTTCAGGCCGACGGCGTGGTCGTCAAGGTGAACCGGCTCGCCCTGCACGCCGAGCTCGGCACCATCGGCGCGCGGGAGCCGCGCTGGGCCATCGCGCGGAAGTTCGCGCCCGAAGTCGCCGTCACCCGCCTGAACGACATTCTGATCAACGTCGGCCGCACCGGCGCGCTCAACCCCTGGGCGGCGCTGGAGCCGGTGGTGATCACCGGGGTCACCGTGAGCAGCGCCACGCTGCACAACGAGGAGCTGATCGCCCAGAAGGACATCCGCATCGGCGACTGGGTCGAGGTGATCCGCGCCGGCGAGGTGATCCCCCAGGTCGTGCGGCCACTCATCGAGCGCCGGACCGGCGGCGAGCGGGCCTTCACCATGCCGGACCGCTGCCCCGCCTGCAACACCGAGGTGGAGCATCCCGCCGACGAGGCCATGCGCTTCTGCCCCAACGTATCCTGTCCCGGCCGGGTGCTGGAGGGAATCGTCCACTACGCATCCCGGGATGCGATGGACATCCGCGGCCTTGGCTACGAGCGGGTGCGGCAGCTCCTCGACGCCAAGTTGATCGAAAACGTCGCCGATCTCTACGATCTGACCGCCGAGCAGCTGGTCGAACTCGACCGCTTCGCCAGCCAGTCCGCCGAGCAGCTGGTGGCGGCCATCGCGGCCTCCAAGGCGCGACCCCTGTCGTCTCTGCTGTTCGCCCTGGGTATCCGGCACGTCGGCAAGACCGTGGCGGTGTTGCTGGCCCGCCGGTTCGGCACCATGCACGCGTTGATGGAGGCCTCGGAGGAGACCATCAACGCCGCCCCCGGAGTGGGCCCTGCCATCGCCGAGGCGGTGGCGGCCTTCTTTCGGGAGCCACGCAACCGGCGGCTGTTGCAGCGGCTGGAGGCGTCCGGCCTCACGTTCGCGGAGCCGCGGGCGCACGACGCGGACGGGGCGCTCGCGGGCAAGACGCTGGTGCTCACCGGCAGCTTGCCGACGCTCTCGCGGGCTCGAGCCATCGAGCTCATCGAGGCGGCCGGCGGCCGTGTGGCCGGCAGCGTGAGCAAGCGGACCGACGCCGTGGTGGCCGGAGAGGAGGCGGGTGGCAAGCTGGAGAAGGCCAAGGCGTTGGAGATCGAGATCATCGATGAGGCGGAGCTCTTGCGTCGACTCGGGCGCACGGCCTAA
- a CDS encoding V4R domain-containing protein — protein MSTQPPRPHHPGLRLGRRVIHQLRTALERDTGLQAAGYLQEAGFAGGEELFREFGDWLVAARGVEHAGDLDVQFLSEVLSEFFSEQGWGALAVTPLGPAVLALDSAEWAEASDESRGEFPSCHLTCGLLADFLGRLSDGLVAVMEVECRSRGDARCRFLAGAPETLSALYDRMAQGSGYADALGLTASSSAA, from the coding sequence ATGAGCACCCAGCCACCCAGGCCGCACCACCCGGGGCTTCGACTCGGCCGCCGAGTGATTCATCAGCTTCGCACGGCACTGGAGCGCGATACCGGCCTCCAGGCGGCCGGCTACCTGCAGGAGGCAGGATTCGCGGGCGGGGAGGAGTTGTTTCGCGAGTTCGGTGACTGGCTGGTGGCCGCCCGCGGCGTGGAGCACGCGGGCGACCTCGACGTGCAGTTTCTGAGCGAGGTGCTCTCCGAGTTCTTCAGCGAGCAGGGATGGGGTGCGCTCGCCGTCACTCCGCTGGGCCCGGCGGTTCTGGCCCTCGACTCCGCCGAGTGGGCGGAGGCCTCGGATGAGAGCCGCGGTGAGTTCCCCTCGTGCCATCTGACCTGCGGACTGCTGGCGGACTTTCTCGGAAGACTGTCGGATGGCCTGGTGGCGGTTATGGAGGTGGAGTGCCGATCCCGGGGTGATGCCCGCTGCCGGTTCCTCGCGGGCGCTCCCGAAACCTTGAGCGCCCTGTACGACCGCATGGCCCAGGGCTCGGGCTACGCCGACGCGCTCGGGCTCACTGCGAGCTCTTCAGCAGCCTGA
- a CDS encoding DUF4097 family beta strand repeat-containing protein yields MRLVAILPFLIAAPAMLSAQQERHSIEGDNVAIYNLVGEVSVEAGQGSVVVQVTRGGSAAGQLRVEQGEIDDRQTLRVIYPSNHITYGKQGSGSTQLEVRDDGTFGDEHGRYEHEHTHGRRVTIEDRGGGLDAHADLRITVPAGQQVAIHLAVGTVTLANVNGRISVDAHSAPVTATGAKGELSLDVGSGTVRASQIEGDLMVDTGSGSVEVSRYHGRTLSVDTGSGDVTGTELEAAELSIDTGSGSIRLTGVTAPEVSLETGSGSVNTDLHREIHTLSVETGSGNIAITAPPTLSARVEIQTASGDIESDFPLTVTRRARDHVEGQIGDGKGSIAIETGSGGVRLLKSSQ; encoded by the coding sequence ATGCGGCTCGTCGCCATCCTTCCGTTTCTCATCGCAGCCCCCGCCATGCTCAGCGCCCAACAGGAACGCCACTCCATCGAGGGCGACAACGTCGCCATCTACAACCTGGTCGGTGAGGTGAGTGTCGAAGCCGGCCAGGGCTCGGTGGTGGTCCAGGTGACCCGGGGCGGCAGCGCGGCCGGCCAGCTCCGGGTCGAGCAGGGTGAGATCGATGATCGCCAGACTCTCCGGGTCATCTATCCGTCCAACCATATCACCTATGGCAAGCAGGGCAGCGGCTCCACCCAACTCGAGGTGCGGGACGACGGCACCTTCGGAGACGAGCACGGCCGGTACGAGCACGAGCACACCCACGGCCGGCGAGTCACCATCGAGGATCGGGGCGGCGGGCTCGACGCCCACGCCGATCTCCGGATCACGGTGCCGGCCGGGCAGCAGGTCGCCATTCACCTGGCGGTAGGCACCGTCACCCTCGCCAACGTAAACGGCCGTATCTCGGTCGACGCGCACAGCGCACCGGTGACGGCCACAGGGGCCAAGGGAGAGTTGAGCCTGGATGTCGGCTCCGGCACCGTGCGGGCCAGTCAGATCGAGGGAGACCTCATGGTGGACACCGGGTCGGGATCGGTCGAGGTGTCCCGTTATCACGGCAGGACGCTCTCGGTGGATACCGGGTCGGGAGACGTAACGGGCACCGAGCTGGAGGCCGCGGAACTCTCGATCGATACCGGGTCGGGGAGCATCCGGCTTACCGGGGTCACGGCGCCCGAGGTGTCGCTGGAGACGGGAAGCGGCTCGGTGAACACCGATCTCCACCGCGAGATTCACACGTTGAGCGTGGAGACCGGCTCCGGCAACATCGCCATTACGGCGCCGCCGACGTTGAGCGCCAGGGTGGAGATCCAGACAGCGAGCGGCGACATCGAGAGCGACTTCCCGCTGACGGTCACCCGCCGAGCCCGGGATCACGTCGAGGGACAGATCGGTGACGGGAAGGGGTCGATCGCGATCGAGACTGGGTCGGGCGGAGTCAGGCTGCTGAAGAGCTCGCAGTGA
- a CDS encoding phosphoribosyltransferase family protein, producing MRRPTPAGPKGVLEVDWPFFGELCRALALRVAHQYQPEIVLGIAKAGVIPGVVVASILQCEFSSMAVTRREAGAQPVLVSGPPPTIRGRRVLIVDETCDTGSTMKLALHEVRALKPAEVLTAVSFKTGEYTPDFHAFESESFIILPWDREIIQDGELVVRPDYAARL from the coding sequence ATGCGCCGTCCCACGCCGGCCGGTCCCAAAGGCGTGCTCGAGGTCGACTGGCCGTTCTTCGGCGAGCTCTGCCGTGCCCTCGCGCTTCGAGTGGCCCACCAGTACCAGCCCGAGATCGTGCTCGGCATCGCCAAGGCCGGCGTCATTCCGGGCGTGGTGGTCGCCTCCATCCTGCAGTGCGAGTTCAGCTCCATGGCCGTCACCCGGCGGGAAGCGGGGGCGCAACCGGTGCTGGTCTCGGGTCCGCCGCCCACCATCCGAGGGCGGCGCGTGTTGATCGTGGACGAGACCTGCGATACCGGCAGCACCATGAAGCTCGCCCTCCACGAGGTCCGGGCGCTCAAGCCGGCCGAGGTCCTGACCGCGGTGTCCTTCAAGACCGGCGAGTACACCCCCGACTTTCATGCCTTCGAGAGCGAGAGCTTCATCATTCTGCCCTGGGACCGAGAGATCATCCAGGACGGGGAGCTGGTCGTTCGACCGGATTACGCCGCGCGACTCTAG
- a CDS encoding tetratricopeptide repeat protein: MTFWRRLFGKGHRETLQPQRLDYLNEGLALERQGDFEAALTSYRLAFRDNPSDSRILLNMAIAFTKTGQPEEAIRHYKRALELDESLGGAHYGVAFLLLKRGDVQQAAEHLRAFLARPPKGPDAERWVRHAETALRDIAGTPASETR, encoded by the coding sequence ATGACCTTCTGGCGACGCCTGTTCGGCAAGGGCCATCGCGAGACGCTCCAGCCCCAGCGACTCGACTACCTGAACGAGGGTCTGGCGCTGGAGCGTCAGGGCGATTTCGAGGCGGCCTTGACCTCGTACCGCCTGGCCTTCCGAGACAACCCCAGCGACTCCCGCATTCTGCTCAACATGGCCATCGCCTTCACTAAGACCGGCCAGCCGGAGGAGGCCATCCGGCACTACAAGCGCGCGCTGGAGCTGGATGAGAGCCTGGGCGGGGCGCATTACGGGGTCGCGTTCCTGCTGCTCAAGCGGGGGGACGTGCAGCAGGCCGCGGAGCACCTCCGGGCATTCCTCGCTCGACCGCCCAAGGGGCCGGACGCCGAACGCTGGGTCCGCCACGCGGAAACCGCGCTGCGGGATATCGCCGGCACTCCCGCCTCGGAGACCAGGTGA